One Gemmatimonadota bacterium DNA window includes the following coding sequences:
- a CDS encoding ComEC/Rec2 family competence protein has protein sequence MSAAVWAAGARVRPLVRAGAAFCVGIAAGLALTPYPLAAAPIFVLVGVGVVSAAAVAARKRAGGAATGRRLLVAFLVAGAIHGLAAGRAAADHPLARLPDGAALRVAGTLEALPARDGSAWLVADSARAERAGEWRPLRARLRLRLSPGTRLSAALIAAGEWRSTRVPTRLPRRPARAGWLQVREARALDAGGSIAPRLRAAAQRRLRAWLGDRSGAAEAMLLARREALEKSTRQLFAAAGLSHLLAISGLHVGVVAGALLTLAGALRVRRRVGVVIAVAGVAGYAALLGFPHAATRAATQIALLLGARAFQRPADPYALLATAAFAILTFDPLALTEPGFQMSFAGVAGLIAWGRPLQRRLDFLRWRPARTAVAASVAATAATAPVAAWTFSQAAPIGLAANLVAIPVASLAVPTLAAALGVGWLWPDAGAFLAGAGGSLLA, from the coding sequence GTGAGCGCGGCGGTATGGGCGGCCGGGGCGCGTGTCAGGCCGCTGGTCCGCGCAGGCGCGGCGTTCTGCGTCGGCATAGCCGCTGGCCTGGCGCTGACGCCCTACCCGCTTGCCGCCGCACCGATCTTCGTCCTGGTGGGCGTCGGCGTCGTGTCAGCCGCGGCGGTCGCCGCTCGGAAGCGCGCGGGCGGGGCCGCGACGGGCCGCCGCCTCTTGGTCGCGTTCCTGGTCGCGGGAGCGATCCACGGCCTGGCGGCCGGACGCGCCGCGGCGGACCACCCCCTCGCGCGCCTCCCGGACGGCGCGGCGCTGCGCGTGGCGGGCACGCTCGAGGCGCTGCCGGCTCGCGACGGATCCGCCTGGCTGGTCGCGGACAGCGCGCGGGCGGAGCGCGCGGGGGAGTGGCGCCCGCTGCGCGCACGGCTGCGACTGCGCCTTTCGCCGGGGACCCGGCTGTCGGCCGCGCTCATCGCCGCCGGGGAGTGGCGCTCCACGCGCGTGCCGACGCGGCTGCCCAGGCGCCCGGCCAGGGCGGGCTGGCTCCAGGTGCGCGAGGCGCGAGCGCTGGACGCGGGCGGCTCGATCGCGCCGCGCCTGCGCGCGGCGGCGCAGCGCCGCCTGCGAGCCTGGCTGGGGGACCGTTCCGGAGCCGCCGAAGCCATGCTGCTGGCCCGGCGGGAGGCGCTCGAGAAATCTACGCGGCAGCTCTTCGCCGCGGCCGGTCTGTCACACCTGCTGGCGATCTCCGGGCTGCACGTCGGCGTCGTGGCGGGCGCACTTCTGACGCTGGCGGGGGCGCTGCGGGTGCGGCGGCGGGTGGGCGTGGTGATCGCCGTGGCCGGTGTGGCGGGCTACGCCGCGCTGCTCGGCTTTCCGCACGCGGCCACGCGGGCGGCGACGCAGATCGCGCTGCTGCTGGGCGCGCGAGCGTTCCAGCGCCCCGCCGACCCGTACGCGCTGCTGGCGACCGCGGCGTTCGCGATCCTTACCTTCGACCCGCTCGCGCTGACGGAGCCCGGATTCCAGATGTCGTTCGCCGGCGTGGCGGGGCTGATCGCGTGGGGGCGGCCGCTTCAGCGCCGCCTCGATTTCCTGCGGTGGCGCCCCGCGCGGACCGCGGTCGCAGCGAGCGTGGCTGCCACCGCCGCTACCGCGCCGGTGGCAGCATGGACCTTCTCGCAGGCCGCGCCCATCGGACTCGCAGCCAACCTCGTCGCCATCCCGGTGGCGAGCCTCGCGGTCCCCACGCTGGCGGCCGCGCTGGGCGTGGGGTGGCTGTGGCCGGACGCGGGCGCGTTCCTGGCCGGCGCGGGCGGCTCGCTGCTGGC
- a CDS encoding MiaB/RimO family radical SAM methylthiotransferase codes for MVEPHPRADSVECRRRAYVETYGCQMNISDGEIMRGLLSADGYELVDRVEDADVILVNTCAIREHAERRVLGRVGQLYQFKKLRPEVVLGVTGCMAQRIGPELLERAPYVDLVLGPDAYRGLPAAIRKVRPDWRFAAGGPRDPVEAPPARGEGAGNGAAHSRARAALPVLPAGAAPAGGWSDRMGTRFRPELAAATGSAVRAGPGGTERLALLDFEPHENYEGLEVRRSESASAWVPIQRGCNYRCTYCIVPYVRGPEKNRHPRRVLDEVRGLAATGVSEVTLLGQTVNSYRSGDWTFPRLLSAVARVDGIRRVRFTSPHPNDVTEALVEVMAIEPAVCEQLHLPLQAGHDRTLKRMLRRYTVADFLGKVALVRAAIPDIALSTDVIVAFPGETDEEYRATLDVMREVRFDDAFLYRYSLRDGTPATRLDPAEFVPDGVAAGRLEELIALQRSIQADIARSELGRIEEVLVEREARSAGDVLGRTRRAKVVAFPGDLSLAGRFVAVRLESTTGATFRGVSEQGAIAS; via the coding sequence ATGGTCGAGCCCCACCCCCGAGCCGATTCTGTCGAGTGTCGACGGCGGGCGTACGTGGAGACGTACGGCTGCCAGATGAACATCAGCGACGGCGAGATCATGCGGGGCCTGCTCTCGGCCGACGGCTACGAACTGGTGGACCGTGTCGAGGACGCCGACGTCATCCTGGTCAACACGTGCGCCATTCGAGAGCACGCGGAACGCCGGGTGCTGGGCCGCGTCGGGCAGCTCTACCAGTTCAAGAAGCTCCGCCCCGAGGTCGTCCTGGGCGTCACCGGGTGCATGGCGCAGCGCATCGGGCCCGAGTTGCTCGAGCGCGCGCCGTACGTCGATCTGGTGCTCGGTCCCGACGCGTACCGCGGGCTGCCGGCTGCCATTCGCAAGGTGCGCCCTGACTGGCGCTTCGCGGCGGGCGGACCGCGAGACCCGGTCGAGGCGCCACCCGCGCGCGGTGAGGGAGCTGGGAACGGTGCGGCACATTCCCGCGCGCGCGCCGCGCTGCCGGTCCTGCCGGCCGGCGCGGCGCCGGCTGGCGGCTGGTCCGATCGGATGGGTACGCGCTTTCGGCCCGAGCTCGCGGCGGCGACCGGTTCCGCCGTGCGCGCCGGTCCCGGCGGAACGGAGCGCCTTGCGCTGCTCGATTTCGAGCCGCACGAGAACTACGAGGGGCTCGAGGTTCGCAGGAGCGAGTCGGCGTCCGCCTGGGTGCCCATCCAGCGGGGCTGCAACTACCGCTGTACCTACTGCATCGTGCCTTACGTGCGCGGACCGGAGAAGAACCGCCACCCCCGGCGCGTGCTGGACGAGGTACGCGGGCTCGCGGCCACGGGCGTGTCCGAGGTCACGCTACTCGGGCAGACGGTCAACTCGTACCGAAGCGGGGACTGGACCTTCCCCCGCCTGCTTTCGGCCGTGGCCAGGGTCGACGGCATCCGGCGGGTGCGGTTCACTTCGCCGCACCCCAACGACGTCACCGAGGCACTGGTCGAGGTCATGGCCATCGAGCCGGCGGTCTGCGAGCAGCTGCACCTGCCCCTTCAGGCGGGCCACGACCGCACCCTCAAGCGCATGCTTCGACGCTACACCGTCGCGGACTTCCTGGGCAAGGTCGCCCTGGTGCGCGCGGCCATCCCCGACATCGCCCTGTCGACCGACGTCATCGTGGCGTTCCCGGGGGAGACAGACGAGGAGTACCGGGCGACGCTCGACGTCATGCGCGAGGTGCGCTTCGACGACGCGTTCCTGTACCGCTACTCGCTCCGCGACGGCACTCCCGCGACGCGGCTCGACCCGGCGGAATTCGTGCCCGACGGGGTTGCCGCGGGCCGTCTCGAGGAGCTCATCGCGCTACAGCGCTCCATTCAGGCCGACATCGCGCGCTCGGAGTTGGGGCGGATCGAAGAGGTCCTGGTTGAACGGGAGGCGCGCAGCGCCGGCGACGTCCTGGGCCGCACCCGGCGGGCCAAGGTCGTGGCGTTCCCTGGGGACCTGTCGCTGGCCGGTCGGTTCGTGGCGGTGCGGCTCGAGTCGACCACCGGCGCCACCTTCCGCGGCGTTTCCGAGCAAGGGGCCATCGCCTCTTAG